One window of the Seriola aureovittata isolate HTS-2021-v1 ecotype China chromosome 22, ASM2101889v1, whole genome shotgun sequence genome contains the following:
- the cdnf gene encoding cerebral dopamine neurotrophic factor isoform X2, whose protein sequence is MDRKETQVCVSFLHRLYGSLNSAHTELTPALVEEELVQACTVAQGKEARLCYYLGASSDAATRVTASVARPLASHVPVEKICQRLSSRDTQICELKYESQLKDLSSDGLNKLRVLELRNILASWGEECRGCLEKHEFVSLIQKKAPLHAHSLEL, encoded by the exons tgtgtgtgagctttcTCCACAGACTCTATGGCAGTCTGAACTCAGCCCACACGGAGCTCACTCCCGCGCTGGTGGAGGAAGAGCTGGTCCAGGCCTGCACCGTGGCCCAGGGGAAGGAGGCGAGGCTG TGTTACTACCTCGGAGCCAGTAGTGATGCAGCGACACGTGTCACAGCGTCAGTCGCTCGACCCCTGGCCTCCCACGTCCCTGTTGAGAAGATCTGTCAGCgcctcagcagcagagacacacagatctGTGAGCTCAAATACG agtcTCAGCTGAAGGACCTGAGCAGCGACGGGCTGAATAAGCTGCGAGTTTTGGAGCTGAGGAACATTTTGGCGTCGTGGGGGGAAGAGTGTCGAGGCTGCCTGGAGAAGCATGAGTTCGTCAGCCTCATCCAGAAGAAGGCACCGCTGCACGCTCACAGTCTGGAGCTATGA